A genome region from Paenibacillus pabuli includes the following:
- the mraZ gene encoding division/cell wall cluster transcriptional repressor MraZ, with protein MFMGEFQHSIDDKGRVIIPAKFRESLGPSFVVTRGLDQCLFVYPMEEWGVMEQKLKALPLMKSDVRAFTRFFFSGATECELDKQGRVNLPGNLREYAKLDKDCVVLGVSNRVEIWSKGIWESYFNQSEEAFNDIAEKLVDFNFDL; from the coding sequence ATGTTTATGGGGGAGTTCCAACATAGCATTGATGACAAAGGTCGGGTTATTATTCCGGCCAAATTCCGCGAATCTCTGGGACCGTCTTTCGTTGTCACACGGGGTTTGGACCAGTGTCTTTTCGTGTACCCTATGGAGGAGTGGGGGGTCATGGAACAGAAGCTCAAAGCACTGCCTTTGATGAAGTCGGATGTACGGGCGTTTACCCGCTTTTTTTTCTCGGGTGCTACCGAATGTGAATTGGACAAACAGGGCAGGGTAAATTTACCGGGCAATTTACGGGAGTATGCCAAATTGGACAAGGATTGTGTTGTTCTTGGCGTGTCGAACCGGGTGGAGATCTGGAGCAAAGGCATATGGGAGAGTTATTTCAATCAATCCGAGGAAGCATTCAACGACATTGCCGAAAAGCTGGTCGATTTTAATTTTGATCTATAA